AACGATCTCAATCGTCTTGCCCTTTGCGCCAGGGGCAAAGAACATTGTTTCCAAAATGGCGGAGGCCGCATCATTTCCGCGTTCGATATTGATATCGCCAACAGCCGGAATACCGGTTTCCGCATCGCCTGCAGAGCCAACGGCTACGAAGATGGAGCGGGAGAAGGAAAAGCCCATGTTGGAAATCGGGAAGAAGCCCTTTTTGCCAGCAATCTCCTTGACAGTTGCCATCCCTTTAAAGTCGGTAATACCATCAATTCGCATGTAGTATCCGGACATATTTTTCTTCCTTTCTTATTCTCGCAGGGTCCACGCCCTACCATTCAAAATCAGCCACTTCTAAGTTGTCTTGTGTGGTGGCTTCAGAGGAGTCTTGTGCAGCGGAATTTTCCCGTTCCACGTTTTGTTCAGCATCAGGCGCTTGTTCGTGCACCCTGTCAGGAGTTACCACTGGAGCAGGCGCACTCTCGCGCACCTCAACAGCTGTTGAGGCAGTTCCTGTTTGTGGGTGTTCAACTTGTTTGGGAGGCGCTGCCTGCATGGGCAGACGGGCACTATTTGAGCGGTAAGTCTCTGAATAGCCCTGACTTTCCAAGCCAGTCATCAAGGACATCTGCGACATCCCCACACTGCCCTCGCTCAGTATTTCCTGAAAGAGCTCACCAGCGGAAAGATGCCCCCAACGAACTGCGCGGTCCAGCAACAGGCAGATGGGAGAATGGGGCTCGGTTTTACGGAAATATCCAGCCAGATCAGCAATTGCTGCCAATGCATCATCGCGGGAGGAGACCTGAGAGGACCAGCTTCCGGTACTGGCTGGAAGAGCCGTCTGCGGCGACGGGACAGCCGCTGTTTGCTGGGGCGTATCTGCGTCTTGAGTACCCGCCTTTTCCTCAGATACCAGAGCTTCAACGGCCTCTGCCGTCTCAAGTGTGTCTGGAGGAATTACTCCATCGCACAACACCTGAACGCTTCGTACCAGCTCTTTCAAATGACGGATAAAATAACCCAGCGAACAAACCGGCTGCTCATGCGCCTGCGCATATCTCTTCACCGTGCCATCAAGCCGCTCGCTCACGTCAATCATGGCATTCAGATCACGGGAAAGCTGGCGAACCTCCTCCTCGCTTGTTTGGATCAACGCAACCAGCGGCTCTTTTAAGGGAGCCAGCTCGCCTTTCTTCTCGGCAATCAGGAACTGCCCAAAAGACACTTCACCTATCAGGTGCAGGTTCGTGAGCGGAGCATATAAAAGCCCGCTGCCCTCAATATCTCCGAATAACTGGCTGATTGGCCTGAGTTTGAGCTCGGCAATCTCGATAGCCTGCTCACTCTCGCCAGCACCGCGCAACTTTTCTGCCGGCGGGATTGGCTGAAGGCCATCAATGTTTTGCTCGGCCAGCTCAACAAAAGCAGTGAGGCCTGCAAGCAACTCAGAAACCGGATTTGCCCCATGTAAAAGAGAAGCCAGATACCAGGAGAACACCTCGATATCCTTTGATGTGTTCACCAGCGTCTCTTGGGAAACTTCTTTCAAGATCGCCCAAGCTGCCCGGTTGGCCTCTTCCAAAGCACGGTCTTCCAGCGATTCCAAAGACTCTGAAAAAGCCCGATAGGACGTTTGCGCTGCGTTGAAAGCATTGCGTAAACTCCGATAGGCTTTCCGGTCCCCTTTCAGGTAGATACCCGCGACCGCCTTTTCAGAAATGGGGGAGGTTAACACCGCTGCCGTCATTGAATAATCTCCGCCATGTTTACAATCGGTAGAGGGGGGTAAAGCTTCAGCTGACGCGCTGCCCGCATGTTGACAAATAAGGAATAACGATCGAGCGCCTTCACACGCAGCTGCCCCGGCTCCATTCCATCAAGCAAAATTTTCGCTGCCTGCGATGCGGCAAGCTTGCCAACATTCACATAGCTGTTCGAGACGGACATCAAGGCCATGCCATCGCGCACCATTTGTTCGTAGGCACTAAAAACCGGCAGGTTTTGCGCTACTGCCTCATTTGTGAAAGCACCGCGATTTTCCAAATTGAACGAGCTGGAACCCACATAAATAGCCTCGGCTCCTTGCTCTTTCGCCTGCGCGATCAGCGCGGGAATTTGAACCGGATCCGGCTTTCCGCGCTCATTCAACGCATATTCGAATTGCAGCAGTTCAAACCCCATTTTCTTGGATAGACCAAGCAGGGTCTGAGTATTCAACGAGGAATTGATTGCACTTGGATCGTTGATCACCGCAAGGCGTTTGGGGCGGTGATATTCGAAAATCTGATTAAGCTGGACTTCCTCTTTCACCCTGTTGTGAACACCGGTCACTAACGGGCGACCAGATGTTGCATAGCTTTCAATAATGCCGGAGCGTACAGGGTCAGCCACAATCATAAACAGGGCCGGAATATCCCCCAAACCGCTTTCAGCGCCATGATCCTCAATGGTCCCGATGAGGCTGCGCGTCACCGTTGTTCCCCAAGTGACGACCAGATCAGGACGGCTGGCGTTAATCTTTTCTTTCACCGCCTCAAGAGCACTTTTATCCCGGGCAACATCCGTGACAGATACTTTGACGGGAAGCTCCCTCTCCTCAAAGTAGCGGATAAATCCCTGACATGCCTCTTCGCATCCACGCCACACCACCATGTGCACACGGCTAGTGGTGAGTGGCTGGACCTTTGCAGCTGCGGAAAAGACCAGTACCAAAGTGCTCACTGCGAAAACAACCAGTTGCAAAAGTTTAGGCATGGCTCACTTCACCCCTTTGATTGGAACGGGAGATGAACATCATGACGACACCGGCAACGGCGATAGTCAGACCCAGAACAGCCGCAACGCTGCCAAAGTCCAGTTTCACAAGCAGCCCCGCCACAACCAGCGGTCCGGCCACACTCCCCACTCTTTCAAACATGCGCAGATAGCTGAGAGCCGCTGTCCGGCTGGCATCTGGGCTCTTTTCCGCCGCCTCTAGGGCTGCCACAATCAGTGGTGCTTTGAGGAAAGCATGGGCCAGTCCCAGCAGCGCTACAACAGCCAGAACAATGGCAACACTTGAGCTTTGATAGAGCCCCAAAAGAACAATTCCCGATACGATCGTTGCAAAGATCACGGTCAGCAAATTCTTGCCCAGCTGGTCGGAAAAACGCGATGCCAAGGGACTGATCGGAATAATGATCAAGGAATAGACCATCATCGTACGCCCGATCTCGGACTGACTTGCATCAAGGCTTGCCAGATAAATGGGAACAAAGAAGTACAAGAAGCCAGTCAGCACCACCTTGGCCGGAATGGCGCAAAACAGCAAAAGCGTCACAAACTGTTTATTTCCCAGCAGTGCCGCCAGTGAACCGGAGGTTTTGGCGGGCGTTCCCTTTACTTTGGGCTCTTCCTCAGGAAGCTTACTGCGCAGCATTTTCCAGCCAAGCAAACCGGCAAACGCACTCAGGGCAATGGAGACAAGAAATACCGACTTAAACCCAAGCCAATCTGCAAAAATGGAGCCGATGGCGGTTCCGCACATGGTGGCGGTCATCAAAACACCAACAAACGTGGCCATTGCCTGCGCCCGGTTTCCATTGCTGGCCACCGCCGCAATATAACTTTGGCAACTGATCGTGATAATGCCGTAGCCTACAGCGGTAATGGAGCGGGCAAGCACAATATCCGTCGCACTTTGGGCAAGCCAGCAATACAAGTATCCGCCGATTGCCGGAACAAGCCCTGCCAAGTACAGGGTTTTATTTCCAAAACGGTCAATCAGGCTGGCTGCAAACGGCGTAATCACCGCTAAAACCAGCATAAACGCCGAAATTGGCAAACCCATCATAATGTCTTTATCAAGAAGATCCGTATCGCTGTAATACTCCGCCACAAACAACGGCAAAAAGGATTTTTGCAACTCTTCGGCAAAGCAAAAAACGAACAGCGGAATACGCGCATCAATGACAGAGACCTTCTTCGCCTCATCCTTTGAAAAAAGGCTATATCGCGCAGCAAAGGCACGCATCTGCTCAAGCATTGCACTGGAGGCGCCTTGCAAGCCTTCCACCAGCTTTCGAAGCCTGTCATTTTGCCGGTTCATTTCTCCAATGAACAGCCCGACCTGATCCTTGCGCGCCCCTCCTTCATGCGTCCCTAGGTATCCTTTAGAGCGCTTGAGAATTGCAGCCTCCACCAGACGCAGGGGCTCGGCAATGGTTGAGTTCAGGAAAACAACCATCACCTCAACTGCAATCAAGCAAACCGCAATTAACAGCACGAGAGTATCGAAGAACACGCTTGAGAGCTTGCTGTTCACATAATCAAGATCAATAGTGGTGCGAACCTTGGCAACGCTTACCCCGCCCGCATGAATAGCAGCTTCCGCAATCAGATCGTGCTCTTCAGCCCCGAAAAGAACCTCACCGACTTCTGAAAGCGAACCCAAAATACCTTGAAGAAACGCTGTGGGCCGCCCTACTTCGTCTTCAAGCTCGGTTGCCAGACTTCCGCTGCCACCTCGAGTTAGAACATCACCAGCACCATCAATGATCGAGATTTCCCTGATCTCTGGATTGGTGCGCTCCAGTTCTTCCAGATACGTCTCAATGCCACGAATTTCATGGAACGGGATCCCGATTTCCGTGGCATACTCCAAGTTTCGCTTAACAGAAAGCGTCACGCTATCAGCTTTTGAAAGAAGGTAAGGGTGCAGCCCCGATCTGAATTCCGCCAGAGTTACAGCAATGCTGAGAATTGCTGCCAAAGTCATGGCAACAACCATGCTCAAGAAGTA
This genomic window from Pseudovibrio sp. M1P-2-3 contains:
- a CDS encoding type VI secretion system tube protein Hcp encodes the protein MSGYYMRIDGITDFKGMATVKEIAGKKGFFPISNMGFSFSRSIFVAVGSAGDAETGIPAVGDINIERGNDAASAILETMFFAPGAKGKTIEIVTTKTKNDGKGLQPTLVLTLEEARISSYAYAGEQTSLSIAYTVVSIAHYFETESGEVVKSDTVKFDLKSGELVSGNADAQK
- a CDS encoding ABC transporter substrate binding protein, translating into MPKLLQLVVFAVSTLVLVFSAAAKVQPLTTSRVHMVVWRGCEEACQGFIRYFEERELPVKVSVTDVARDKSALEAVKEKINASRPDLVVTWGTTVTRSLIGTIEDHGAESGLGDIPALFMIVADPVRSGIIESYATSGRPLVTGVHNRVKEEVQLNQIFEYHRPKRLAVINDPSAINSSLNTQTLLGLSKKMGFELLQFEYALNERGKPDPVQIPALIAQAKEQGAEAIYVGSSSFNLENRGAFTNEAVAQNLPVFSAYEQMVRDGMALMSVSNSYVNVGKLAASQAAKILLDGMEPGQLRVKALDRYSLFVNMRAARQLKLYPPLPIVNMAEIIQ
- a CDS encoding type VI secretion system protein TssA, with the protein product MTAAVLTSPISEKAVAGIYLKGDRKAYRSLRNAFNAAQTSYRAFSESLESLEDRALEEANRAAWAILKEVSQETLVNTSKDIEVFSWYLASLLHGANPVSELLAGLTAFVELAEQNIDGLQPIPPAEKLRGAGESEQAIEIAELKLRPISQLFGDIEGSGLLYAPLTNLHLIGEVSFGQFLIAEKKGELAPLKEPLVALIQTSEEEVRQLSRDLNAMIDVSERLDGTVKRYAQAHEQPVCSLGYFIRHLKELVRSVQVLCDGVIPPDTLETAEAVEALVSEEKAGTQDADTPQQTAAVPSPQTALPASTGSWSSQVSSRDDALAAIADLAGYFRKTEPHSPICLLLDRAVRWGHLSAGELFQEILSEGSVGMSQMSLMTGLESQGYSETYRSNSARLPMQAAPPKQVEHPQTGTASTAVEVRESAPAPVVTPDRVHEQAPDAEQNVERENSAAQDSSEATTQDNLEVADFEW
- a CDS encoding MFS transporter, giving the protein MQILAGFSKRYFLSMVVAMTLAAILSIAVTLAEFRSGLHPYLLSKADSVTLSVKRNLEYATEIGIPFHEIRGIETYLEELERTNPEIREISIIDGAGDVLTRGGSGSLATELEDEVGRPTAFLQGILGSLSEVGEVLFGAEEHDLIAEAAIHAGGVSVAKVRTTIDLDYVNSKLSSVFFDTLVLLIAVCLIAVEVMVVFLNSTIAEPLRLVEAAILKRSKGYLGTHEGGARKDQVGLFIGEMNRQNDRLRKLVEGLQGASSAMLEQMRAFAARYSLFSKDEAKKVSVIDARIPLFVFCFAEELQKSFLPLFVAEYYSDTDLLDKDIMMGLPISAFMLVLAVITPFAASLIDRFGNKTLYLAGLVPAIGGYLYCWLAQSATDIVLARSITAVGYGIITISCQSYIAAVASNGNRAQAMATFVGVLMTATMCGTAIGSIFADWLGFKSVFLVSIALSAFAGLLGWKMLRSKLPEEEPKVKGTPAKTSGSLAALLGNKQFVTLLLFCAIPAKVVLTGFLYFFVPIYLASLDASQSEIGRTMMVYSLIIIPISPLASRFSDQLGKNLLTVIFATIVSGIVLLGLYQSSSVAIVLAVVALLGLAHAFLKAPLIVAALEAAEKSPDASRTAALSYLRMFERVGSVAGPLVVAGLLVKLDFGSVAAVLGLTIAVAGVVMMFISRSNQRGEVSHA